One window of Felis catus isolate Fca126 chromosome D4, F.catus_Fca126_mat1.0, whole genome shotgun sequence genomic DNA carries:
- the LOC123381619 gene encoding LOW QUALITY PROTEIN: uncharacterized protein LOC123381619 (The sequence of the model RefSeq protein was modified relative to this genomic sequence to represent the inferred CDS: substituted 1 base at 1 genomic stop codon) — MPEERHPPPPGEAHAVPRAGGRNTPGGSPPFTRQRAQREQSASTADSTILPLRATGPPDAEGNQPHHYWPFATSDLYNWKAQNPKFSEKPAGLIDLLDSVLFTHQPTWDDCRQLLQVLFMTEERERILNEARKLVPGADGNPTTNQAQIDASFPLTRPQWDFNTAEGKERLRVYRQTLMGGLRMAARKPTNLAKVGNVQQGKDESPAAFLERIMEAFRTYTPMDPEAPESKAAVIMAFVNQSAIDIRRKLQKIDRLGEKSLQDLLVVAEKVYNNREPPEDKQARAMAAASSKQTRDLARILLATTADFPEERDCCLRQLADDARKGKGTTKGGKQRLQKDQCAYCKEIGHWARDCPKWAGWKGSKTDRVKVLELDELSDXGSQGSDPLPEPRVTLKVEGTPIDFLVDTGAQHSVLRTPQGKLASKKSWVQGATGMSQYSWTTRRTVDLGTGRVSHSFMVIPECPYPLLGRDLLTKIGAQITFRQGGPQVTDGKGHPIQVLTMKLEDEYL, encoded by the coding sequence atgccggaagaacgccatcctccccctccgggggaggcacacgctgttccgagagcgggaggcAGAAACACTCCAGGGGGAAGCCCGCcatttaccagacaaagggctcagagggagcaatccgcctccaCCGCCGactccactattctgcccctgcgagccaccggacccccagacgcggaggggaatcagccccatcactattggcctttcgccactagtgacctctacaattggaaagctcagaatcctaagttttctgagaaaccggcagggcttattgatttattagactctgttctttttacccatcagcccacgtgggacgattgccggcagcttttgcaggtcctgttcatgactgaagaaagagaaagaatcctcaatgaggcccgaaaactagttccgggcgcagacgggaatcccaccaccaaccaagctcagatagatgcctccttccccttaactcggccccagtgggatttcaacacggcagaaggtaaggagaggctccgggtctaccgccagactctaatggggggtctccgaatggctgctagaaagccaaccaatttggccaaggtaggaaatgtacaacagggaaaagatgaatctccagctgcctttttagaacggatcatggaggcattccgtacctacacccccatggatccagaggctccggaaagcaaggcagctgttatcatggcctttgtaaaccaatcggccatagacattaggagaaaattacagaaaatagatagactaggagaaaaaagtctgcaggacttactggtggtagccgaaaaggtatataataaccgggagcctcctgaggacaagcaggctcgcgccatggcggctgccagcagtaagcagactcgagacctggccagaatactactagctaccactgctgatTTCCCCGAGGAACGAGACTGCTGTCTACGGCAGCTGGCAGAcgacgcaagaaaaggtaaaggaaccaccaagggggggaagcagaggctgcagaaggatcagtgcgcatactgcaaggagatagggcattgggcccgagattgtccgaAATGGGCCGgctggaagggaagcaagactgatcgagtaaaagtcctagagctggatgaactaagtgattaggggagtcagggttcggaccctctccccgaacccagggtaactcttaaagtggaggggacccctattgacttccttgtcgacaccggagcacaacattcggtcctccgcaccccacaaggaaaactagctagcaagaagtcctgggtacaaggggcaactggtatgagccagtattcatggactacccgaagaacagtagatttgggaacgggccgggtatcccactcctttatggtaataccagaatgcccctacccgctgttaggacgggacttactgaccaagattggagctcagataactttcagacaaggggggcctcaggtcaccgatggcaagggccaccccatccaggtcctgaccatgaaactggaggatgaatacctc